One Euphorbia lathyris chromosome 1, ddEupLath1.1, whole genome shotgun sequence DNA segment encodes these proteins:
- the LOC136200886 gene encoding pentatricopeptide repeat-containing protein At4g21300, with translation MYYYCRKVYPIHKQISCVFDLGKGKFINTSSIKGLINPVFSSKTTEEALASQTEFFLQACPNPSNLQQAKQIHAQSIVNGITNNGLLGGKIVGMYVLLDSFTDAKKLFYQLELYFAMPWNWMIRGFIKMGRSDFALLFYFKMLGCGVFPDKYTFPQVIKACGCLNNVRLAKMVHHTMLLMGFDMDEFIGSSLIKLYLENDYLDDACWLFGKMPHKDCVLWNVMLNGFVKCGQPSRAIKAFEDMRNCEIKPDSITFAAVLSVCSSQAMFDFGNQLHGLVISCGFQLNPLVANTLVAMYSKFGQLSDARKLFNTMPETSVVTWNGMIAGYVQNGFMDEARHLFSKMISSGVRPDSITFVSFLPSVSESASFMQSKEIHGYILRHGVSLDLFLKSALIATYFKCRNVKMACKIFSQSTTVDVVICTSMISGYVLNGLNNDALNIFRWLLKERMSPNAVTMASVLPACAVLATIKLGKELHANILKHGLDGKYHVGSAILDMYAKSGRLDLAHRIFRRMSEKDAVCWNAIITSCSQNGKPQEALHLFGQMGMEGMKYDCVSMSAALSACANLPALHYGKEIHTVMIKGAFISDIFAETALIDMYGKCGSLTTARRVFDIMQEKNKVSWNSIIAAYGSYGHLEDSLTLFHKMLEDGIQPDHVTFLTILSACGHAGQVDKGIQYFRCMTEEYGIPAQMEHYASMVDLFGRAGRLSEAFEIIKSMPFSPDEGLWGTLLGACRVHGNFELAQVASRNLLGLDPGNSGCYILLSNIHADAGQWGNVRKIRSLMKARRIQKLPAYSWIEVNNSTNVFVVADKTHPQSCQIYSLLNNLLLELRKEGYVPQSYLTMHLQTLD, from the coding sequence ATGTACTATTACTGTAGAAAAGTATATCCCATCCATAAACAAATCTCTTGTGTTTTTGATTTGGGGAAAGGAAAATTTATCAATACAAGTTCTATTAAAGGCTTAATTAATCCAGTTTTCTCATCCAAGACAACTGAAGAGGCTTTAGCAAGCCAAACTGAATTCTTCTTGCAAGCTTGTCCTAATCCTTCGAATCTTCAACAAGCCAAACAAATTCATGCGCAGTCCATTGTTAATGGGATCACAAACAATGGCCTGTTGGGAGGTAAGATTGTGGGGATGTATGTTCTTTTGGATAGTTTTACAGATGCCAAGAAACTGTTTTATCAGCTTGAATTATATTTTGCCATGCCCTGGAATTGGATGATCAGAGGGTTTATTAAAATGGGTCGCTCTGATTTTGCTTTGTTATTTTACTTCAAAATGTTGGGTTGTGGAGTTTTTCCTGATAAGTATACTTTTCCACAAGTGATTAAGGCTTGTGGTTGTTTGAATAATGTGAGATTGGCCAAGATGGTTCATCATACAATGTTGTTGATGGGTTTTGATATGGATGAGTTTATTGGTAGTTCGTTGATAAAGTTGTATTTAGAGAATGACTATCTAGATGATGCTTGTTGGTTGTTTGGCAAAATGCCACACAAAGATTGTGTTTTGTGGAATGTGATGCTTAATGGTTTTGTTAAATGTGGGCAACCGAGTAGGGCTATAAAGGCTTTTGAGGATATGAGAAATTGTGAAATCAAGCCTGATTCAATAACTTTTGCTGCTGTTCTTTCTGTCTGTTCTTCACAGGCAATGTTTGACTTCGGTAATCAGCTTCATGGCCTCGTTATTAGTTGTGGTTTTCAACTCAATCCTCTAGTGGCGAACACTCTAGTTGCTATGTATTCTAAATTTGGGCAGCTGTCTGATGCACGTAAACTGTTTAATACAATGCCTGAGACAAGTGTGGTGACTTGGAATGGGATGATCGCGGGGTATGTACAAAATGGGTTTATGGATGAGGCTAGGCATTTGTTTTCCAAGATGATATCTTCTGGTGTTAGACCAGACTCTATAACATTTGTTAGTTTTCTTCCATCAGTATCTGAATCAGCAAGTTTCATGCAAAGTAAGGAAATTCATGGATATATACTGAGACATGGTGTAAGTTTAGATCTATTCTTGAAGAGTGCACTTATTGCTACATACTTTAAGTGCAGGAATGTAAAGATGGCATGCAAGATATTCAGTCAAAGCACCACTGTGGACGTTGTAATATGCACATCTATGATTTCTGGTTATGTACTCAATGGATTGAACAATGATGCTTTAAATATTTTTAGGTGGTTACTTAAAGAGAGAATGAGTCCAAATGCAGTAACTATGGCAAGTGTTTTACCTGCATGTGCCGTTTTGGCTACCATAAAATTGGGCAAGGAATTGCATGCTAACATCCTCAAGCATGGGCTTGATGGGAAGTATCATGTGGGAAGTGCAATTCTCGATATGTATGCAAAATCTGGAAGGCTGGATCTTGCACATCGAATTTTTAGAAGAATGTCTGAGAAGGATGCTGTTTGTTGGAATGCAATAATCACAAGCTGTTCCCAGAATGGCAAACCACAGGAGGCCTTACACCTTTTCGGTCAAATGGGTATGGAAGGGATGAAATATGATTGTGTGAGTATGTCAGCTGCTCTTTCAGCTTGTGCGAACTTACCTGCACTCCATTACGGGAAAGAGATTCATACTGTCATGATAAAAGGTGCCTTCATCTCTGATATTTTTGCTGAAACTGCTCTAATTGACATGTATGGAAAATGTGGAAGCTTAACTACTGCTCGTCGTGTCTTCGACATAATGCAAGAGAAGAATAAAGTTTCGTGGAACAGTATCATTGCTGCTTATGGTAGCTATGGCCATCTTGAAGACTCTCTTACGTTGTTCCATAAAATGTTGGAAGACGGAATTCAACCTGATCATGTTACATTTCTCACTATACTGTCTGCCTGTGGACATGCTGGTCAAGTTGATAAAGGAATTCAGTACTTCAGATGCATGACTGAGGAATATGGTATCCCAGCTCAGATGGAGCATTATGCTAGCATGGTGGATTTATTTGGCCGTGCAGGCCGTTTGAGTGAAGCATTTGAAATCATAAAGAGCATGCCATTCTCACCTGACGAAGGTCTATGGGGGACATTGTTGGGAGCTTGTCGGGTGCATGGGAATTTTGAGCTTGCTCAAGTGGCCTCAAGAAATCTTCTAGGCTTGGACCCAGGAAATTCTGGCTGCTATATACTGCTTTCTAATATACATGCTGATGCTGGACAATGGGGAAACGTACGGAAGATACGTAGTTTAATGAAAGCACGACGGATTCAGAAGCTACCTGCATACAGCTGGATTGAGGTTAACAACAGCACAAAtgtgtttgttgttgctgataAAACTCACCCACAGTCTTGTCAGATCTATTCATTATTGAATAATCTTCTTTTAGAACTCAGAAAAGAGGGTTATGTACCTCAATCTTACCTTACAATGCACCTACAAACTTTGGATTGA